In Legionella spiritensis, the following proteins share a genomic window:
- a CDS encoding TatD family hydrolase → MLVDSHCHLNFIDLSDFDNKLEKVLQAARANDVDHLLCVCVDLKDYPELCRIAETYPNISISVGLHPNSEVETEPDAVTLCDMAKHKSCIAIGETGLDYYRTTQEDAQKKQRQRFSEHIHASLTTSKPLIIHTRQAAKDTLEVMKSENAEITGGVMHCFAEDWDIAVQAMDMNFYISLSGIVTFKNALALHEVAKKVPLDRLLIETDSPYLAPVPYRGKQNHPALVKYVAMAISEIKGVRYEEIARQTTDNFYRCFKLR, encoded by the coding sequence ATGCTTGTTGATTCTCATTGCCACCTTAATTTTATTGATTTATCGGATTTTGATAATAAACTGGAAAAGGTACTTCAGGCGGCCAGGGCCAACGATGTTGATCATCTGTTGTGCGTGTGTGTTGATCTGAAAGACTACCCCGAACTATGCCGCATCGCTGAAACGTATCCCAATATTAGTATTTCCGTCGGCTTACATCCCAACAGTGAGGTAGAGACAGAGCCGGACGCGGTAACATTATGCGATATGGCAAAACACAAATCCTGTATTGCTATCGGAGAAACCGGTCTTGATTATTACCGTACTACGCAAGAGGATGCCCAAAAAAAGCAACGTCAGCGCTTTAGTGAACACATTCACGCGTCGTTAACCACATCAAAACCATTAATAATACATACAAGACAGGCCGCAAAAGACACCCTCGAGGTTATGAAATCCGAAAACGCCGAAATAACAGGCGGCGTTATGCATTGTTTTGCGGAAGACTGGGACATTGCCGTGCAAGCCATGGACATGAATTTTTATATTTCGCTCTCGGGAATTGTCACCTTTAAAAATGCTCTCGCGTTACATGAGGTTGCCAAAAAAGTTCCTCTTGATCGATTGTTGATTGAAACCGACTCACCGTATCTTGCCCCGGTACCATATCGTGGCAAACAAAATCATCCCGCATTGGTGAAATATGTAGCAATGGCTATTAGCGAGATCAAGGGAGTCCGCTATGAGGAAATAGCGAGACAAACCACCGACAATTTTTATCGTTGTTTTAAGCTCCGTTGA
- a CDS encoding MFS transporter: MNTQKISFKHHSKLSAYIIFLLAASFYLYEFVLQVAPGVMAESMMQTFQVSAAGFGIVSAFYFYAYAPMQLPAGVLFDRYGPRKLMTFAVLLCAVGSFFFASTNSLVTAALGRFLIGIGSAFSFIGVLVLISRWFPPHQFALLAGIAQLMSSVGAMFGEMPLAALIEQVGWRNASFILAAVGCALAALIWFVIRDYPHQPTQTPPKRQFLDECRRLLDVCRQSYTWKTGAYAFTIWTPIAVFAALWGVPYLQQKFHISVLAASGLCSMIWLGIGVGSPLLGWVSDRFASRRLALIISSIFGLLATVLLMYVPGIPITAMYFVLFMLGLGAGGQTVSFAVVKDNNPPELVGTASGFNNLSVLVGGAVFQPLVGVFLKYSGSSHIVNNVPVYSVASYNKALLVMPCCYLASLFVALFLLKESHPGRNGRM, from the coding sequence TTGAATACACAAAAGATAAGTTTTAAACATCATAGTAAGTTAAGCGCTTATATTATTTTCCTCCTGGCAGCAAGTTTTTATCTCTACGAATTCGTTTTGCAAGTAGCCCCCGGCGTTATGGCGGAATCCATGATGCAAACGTTTCAAGTGAGTGCGGCAGGATTCGGAATCGTATCGGCCTTTTATTTTTATGCTTACGCACCCATGCAGCTTCCGGCCGGTGTGCTATTTGATCGTTACGGCCCCCGTAAATTAATGACCTTTGCCGTTTTATTGTGTGCCGTTGGCTCGTTTTTCTTTGCATCAACCAACAGTCTGGTTACGGCGGCACTTGGACGGTTTCTCATAGGAATCGGTTCCGCGTTCTCATTTATAGGTGTGCTGGTGCTCATTTCACGCTGGTTTCCGCCTCATCAATTCGCTTTATTGGCCGGTATTGCCCAGTTGATGAGTTCAGTAGGCGCCATGTTTGGTGAAATGCCGCTGGCGGCGTTGATTGAACAGGTAGGCTGGCGAAATGCCAGCTTCATATTGGCAGCTGTAGGGTGTGCCCTGGCAGCTTTAATCTGGTTTGTTATTCGGGATTACCCGCACCAACCAACCCAGACACCGCCCAAAAGACAATTTCTGGATGAATGTCGGCGCCTGTTAGACGTCTGTCGCCAATCCTATACCTGGAAGACCGGTGCCTATGCTTTTACTATCTGGACTCCCATAGCGGTGTTTGCAGCTCTCTGGGGGGTTCCTTACCTGCAACAAAAATTTCATATCAGCGTGCTGGCCGCTTCCGGTTTATGCAGCATGATTTGGCTGGGAATTGGTGTGGGAAGCCCTTTGCTGGGTTGGGTTAGTGATCGTTTTGCCAGCCGCCGCCTCGCCCTGATTATCAGTTCAATATTCGGTTTGCTGGCAACCGTTTTATTAATGTACGTACCCGGTATACCTATTACTGCCATGTATTTTGTGTTGTTTATGCTTGGTCTGGGAGCCGGCGGACAGACCGTCAGTTTTGCCGTTGTTAAAGATAATAATCCACCGGAGCTGGTGGGTACTGCCTCCGGTTTTAATAATTTATCCGTGTTGGTAGGCGGTGCTGTTTTTCAACCTTTGGTGGGTGTGTTTTTGAAGTATAGCGGCAGCTCACATATCGTGAATAATGTACCCGTTTACTCGGTTGCCAGCTATAACAAAGCGCTCCTGGTGATGCCGTGTTGTTATCTGGCAAGCTTGTTTGTGGCCCTGTTCCTGTTAAAAGAATCACATCCGGGCAGAAATGGCCGGATGTGA
- a CDS encoding multidrug effflux MFS transporter: protein MQRKKTPFLYLGALAAFSLLVFDLYQPALPAITRYFNTSHALGQLTLSLFFFIFGISQLVWGPFIDHYGRNKILRYSLYLFLLATIICMLAPNIETLIAGRALQGFAVCCSNVVAFSCSRDEEDSTDRARLLSHIAMIVSVSPIFAPLIGSVIFVYLGWRTTFLFMALGGGLLLLFSRYCLCESPFWRDSPDRLTFKKLLWAYKGLLTHKRLWITIAIITASYSCVMIVVVNIAYLMIDNLGISPTLFSIFFASNGLIMILGNWIGIKIRKHRNLPWNIRFGSRVMVSGSLLTVVLFYLNGLSLVSLAPLLLINLGVTLTNPPTLSLALSDYQHQASTAIALFNTVRMSLSAIIAGIVGSLVVFDEKLFAFSLLFCSIVCMLFSLVCKE, encoded by the coding sequence ATGCAACGTAAAAAAACACCGTTTTTATACCTGGGCGCTCTGGCCGCGTTTTCATTGCTGGTTTTCGATCTCTATCAACCCGCCTTACCCGCTATTACCCGCTATTTTAATACATCCCACGCTCTCGGTCAGTTAACATTAAGTTTATTTTTCTTCATTTTTGGAATATCCCAACTTGTTTGGGGGCCGTTCATTGATCATTATGGACGGAATAAAATTTTGCGATACAGTTTGTATCTTTTTCTTTTAGCGACCATCATTTGTATGCTCGCTCCCAATATTGAGACATTAATAGCGGGTCGTGCCTTACAGGGATTTGCCGTTTGTTGCTCCAACGTGGTCGCTTTTTCCTGTTCCCGTGACGAGGAAGACAGTACCGACAGGGCAAGGCTATTATCGCATATTGCGATGATAGTCTCCGTGTCGCCCATCTTCGCGCCTTTGATTGGCTCTGTCATTTTCGTTTATCTGGGTTGGCGGACAACGTTCCTGTTTATGGCGTTGGGAGGGGGGTTACTCTTGTTGTTTTCCCGCTATTGCCTTTGTGAGTCGCCCTTCTGGCGTGACTCCCCGGATCGGCTTACATTCAAAAAACTTCTATGGGCATATAAAGGACTTTTAACACATAAACGCTTATGGATCACCATTGCCATTATTACGGCATCCTATTCCTGTGTGATGATTGTGGTTGTCAATATTGCCTATTTAATGATTGATAATCTGGGGATCTCCCCAACGCTTTTTTCCATCTTTTTCGCAAGCAACGGTTTGATCATGATTCTCGGTAATTGGATAGGCATTAAAATCAGAAAACACCGTAATTTACCCTGGAATATTCGTTTTGGCAGCCGCGTTATGGTTTCAGGCTCCTTGTTAACCGTCGTTTTGTTTTATTTAAATGGACTATCATTAGTCAGCCTGGCACCGCTGTTACTTATTAACCTTGGAGTAACATTAACCAATCCCCCAACGTTGTCGCTGGCTTTATCCGATTATCAGCACCAGGCCAGTACGGCTATCGCATTATTTAATACGGTCAGAATGTCATTGTCGGCAATAATCGCCGGCATTGTGGGCAGTCTTGTCGTTTTTGATGAAAAATTATTTGCGTTCAGTTTGTTATTTTGTTCTATCGTTTGTATGTTGTTTAGCCTGGTTTGTAAAGAATAA
- a CDS encoding PilZ domain-containing protein, producing the protein MSDEEVRTITCSFANEGTLYMAYMPFLHGGGLFIRTNHSFNLGEKVSLVINLMDEPESYKIDGQVAWITPKGAQGSKPAGIGVQFIGEQCRHFCNKIETYLAGMLKSSQMTDTM; encoded by the coding sequence ATGTCGGACGAGGAAGTTCGTACTATTACCTGTTCTTTTGCTAACGAAGGAACGTTATATATGGCCTACATGCCTTTCCTTCATGGCGGCGGCCTTTTTATCCGCACCAACCATAGTTTTAATTTAGGTGAAAAGGTCAGTCTGGTAATAAATCTTATGGATGAGCCGGAAAGTTACAAGATTGACGGACAGGTTGCCTGGATAACGCCGAAAGGGGCGCAAGGCAGTAAACCAGCGGGTATAGGCGTGCAATTCATCGGAGAACAATGCCGGCATTTCTGCAATAAAATAGAAACTTACCTGGCAGGCATGCTAAAATCATCGCAAATGACCGATACGATGTAA
- a CDS encoding anhydro-N-acetylmuramic acid kinase, with amino-acid sequence MKLFIGLMSGTSMDGVDAALINAETNTLIDGTTRPYGEHALRALNEVLAGRQDFKTCNRLNVLLGQEFAEAALCLLNKNGVNPADIMAIGSHGQTLCHDTRGDVPYTVQSGCAHTIAELTGIQVVADFRTRDIVLGGQGAPFAPIYHQTLFRDLEHPLAIVNIGGIANVTFLGHDGDVSGFDTGPGNCLMDAWIYQQKGKHYDDKGIWAGSGEVIEELLLLLLNDPFFRQTCPKSIGKEYFSLPWLKKKITAAEYEPQDIQATLLHVTAATIAQSIIAQQITPKQVLVCGGGAHNCQLLQVIQSFILDIPVRSTEVFNINPDFIEAQMFAWLAEKTLTNEPVNLLSVTGARKKAVLGVIYPAGIDK; translated from the coding sequence ATGAAACTGTTTATTGGTTTAATGTCTGGTACAAGCATGGATGGCGTTGATGCGGCGTTGATCAATGCGGAAACAAACACCCTGATTGATGGCACGACACGCCCTTATGGAGAACATGCCTTGCGGGCGCTTAATGAAGTGTTGGCAGGCCGGCAGGATTTCAAGACCTGTAACCGTTTAAATGTTCTGCTGGGACAGGAATTTGCAGAAGCGGCACTGTGCCTGCTGAACAAAAACGGCGTTAATCCTGCGGATATTATGGCCATTGGCAGCCATGGTCAGACACTCTGCCATGATACCCGTGGCGACGTACCTTACACGGTACAGTCAGGATGTGCGCACACCATTGCGGAATTAACCGGCATACAGGTTGTGGCTGATTTTAGAACCAGAGATATTGTTCTCGGCGGGCAGGGCGCCCCATTCGCTCCCATTTATCATCAGACGTTATTTCGTGATCTGGAACATCCTCTGGCTATAGTGAACATCGGCGGTATAGCGAACGTCACGTTTCTTGGCCATGATGGGGACGTGAGTGGATTTGATACCGGTCCTGGAAATTGTCTGATGGATGCCTGGATTTATCAGCAAAAAGGCAAGCATTACGATGACAAGGGCATCTGGGCTGGGAGCGGTGAGGTGATAGAGGAGTTGTTGTTATTGCTTTTGAACGATCCGTTTTTCAGGCAAACCTGTCCTAAAAGCATAGGCAAGGAATATTTTTCCCTGCCGTGGCTGAAAAAAAAGATTACGGCCGCAGAATACGAACCACAGGATATTCAGGCTACGTTATTGCATGTAACGGCGGCCACTATTGCGCAAAGTATCATCGCCCAGCAAATCACGCCCAAACAAGTGCTTGTTTGTGGCGGCGGGGCACATAATTGTCAATTATTGCAAGTAATACAATCGTTTATCCTTGATATACCTGTCCGCTCTACAGAAGTGTTCAACATTAATCCTGATTTCATTGAAGCGCAAATGTTTGCCTGGCTGGCTGAAAAAACACTGACCAATGAGCCGGTTAATTTGCTGTCTGTTACAGGGGCACGTAAAAAGGCAGTATTGGGTGTGATCTACCCGGCAGGGATTGACAAATGA